One Actinomyces respiraculi DNA window includes the following coding sequences:
- the ychF gene encoding redox-regulated ATPase YchF, which produces MALTIGIVGLPNVGKSTLFNALTRATVLAANYPFATIEPNIGIVPLPDPRLDRLTEMFHSVKTVPATVSFVDIAGIVRGASEGEGLGNQFLANIREADAICMVTRAFDDPDVVHVDGKVEPASDIETIVTELVLADIQTLEKALPRLEKEVRGKKTDPAVLETAKAALAILEEGGLLSAVADTKGLDADALRSFQLMTTKPFIYVFNMDDAGMNDEARQTELRALVAPAEAIFLDAQFEAELVELEPEEAAEMLRENGQDEAGLDKLARVGFDTLGLQTYLTAGEKESRAWTIRKGWTAPQAAGVIHTDFERGFIKAEVISFDELMEQGSVAEARAHGKMRMEGKDYVMRDGDVVEFRFNV; this is translated from the coding sequence GTGGCCCTTACGATCGGAATCGTCGGACTGCCCAACGTCGGCAAGTCCACCCTGTTCAACGCCCTCACCCGCGCGACCGTGCTCGCGGCGAACTACCCCTTCGCCACCATCGAGCCGAACATCGGCATCGTGCCGCTGCCCGACCCCCGGCTTGACCGGCTGACGGAGATGTTCCACTCGGTCAAGACCGTGCCCGCCACCGTGTCCTTCGTCGACATCGCCGGGATCGTGCGCGGCGCATCCGAGGGTGAGGGCCTGGGCAACCAGTTCCTGGCCAACATCCGGGAGGCCGACGCGATCTGCATGGTCACCCGCGCCTTCGACGACCCCGACGTCGTGCACGTGGATGGCAAGGTCGAGCCCGCCAGCGACATCGAGACGATCGTGACCGAACTGGTCCTCGCCGACATTCAGACGCTTGAGAAGGCACTGCCCCGCCTGGAAAAGGAGGTGCGGGGCAAGAAAACCGACCCGGCGGTGCTGGAGACCGCCAAGGCCGCGCTCGCGATCCTCGAGGAGGGCGGGCTGCTCTCCGCGGTGGCGGACACGAAGGGGCTGGACGCCGACGCGCTGCGCTCCTTCCAGCTCATGACCACCAAGCCCTTCATCTACGTGTTCAACATGGACGACGCCGGTATGAACGACGAGGCGCGGCAGACCGAGCTGCGCGCGCTGGTGGCCCCGGCCGAGGCGATCTTCCTGGACGCCCAGTTCGAGGCTGAGCTAGTGGAGCTGGAGCCCGAGGAGGCGGCCGAGATGCTGCGCGAGAACGGGCAGGATGAGGCAGGCCTCGACAAGCTCGCCCGCGTCGGATTCGACACTCTCGGCCTGCAGACCTACCTGACGGCGGGGGAGAAGGAGTCGCGTGCCTGGACCATCCGCAAGGGGTGGACCGCGCCCCAGGCCGCCGGGGTGATTCATACAGATTTCGAGCGCGGCTTCATCAAGGCCGAGGTCATCTCCTTCGACGAGCTCATGGAGCAGGGCTCGGTGGCTGAGGCTCGTGCGCACGGCAAAATGCGCATGGAGGGGAAGGATTATGTGATGCGGGACGGAGATGTGGTCGAGTTCCGGTTCAACGTTTAG
- a CDS encoding aminotransferase class I/II-fold pyridoxal phosphate-dependent enzyme encodes MEEPETTGHPMCALVVINPSNPTGPYLTEREYTRIVRVCLNHGMPLIADDVFYNDALASPADRVEVAGRDDVRTQGLALKRPCTRPGDHRGQARPPQGLAPPQRQEGAQ; translated from the coding sequence ATCGAGGAGCCGGAGACTACAGGGCACCCGATGTGCGCGCTCGTCGTCATCAACCCAAGCAACCCCACCGGCCCCTACCTCACCGAGCGCGAGTACACGCGGATCGTCCGTGTCTGCCTCAATCACGGCATGCCGCTCATCGCCGACGACGTCTTCTACAATGACGCGCTGGCGTCCCCGGCGGACCGGGTCGAGGTGGCCGGGCGCGACGACGTCCGCACCCAGGGCCTGGCGCTGAAGCGCCCTTGCACACGCCCTGGCGACCACCGGGGCCAGGCGCGCCCGCCCCAGGGGCTGGCCCCGCCACAGCGGCAAGAGGGCGCCCAGTAG
- a CDS encoding GNAT family N-acetyltransferase, with protein MIDLDVVHRWLSSDAYWALGRTREAVQQAADHSLNFGVFDGQGALRGYGRAITDYTNVALLDDIYVEPSARGRGYGLLLAQGIVDVLAPFGLQRIMLATRHAHGLYEKVGFTPLDKPDHWMVLQPPAPTA; from the coding sequence ATGATTGACCTCGACGTGGTCCATCGGTGGCTGTCCAGCGACGCGTACTGGGCGCTCGGGAGAACCCGCGAAGCGGTACAGCAGGCAGCCGATCACTCCCTCAACTTCGGGGTATTCGATGGCCAGGGAGCGCTGCGCGGATACGGTCGCGCCATCACGGACTACACGAACGTCGCCCTGCTCGACGACATCTACGTCGAGCCGAGCGCCAGGGGCCGTGGCTACGGGCTGCTCCTAGCCCAGGGCATCGTCGACGTCTTGGCGCCGTTCGGGCTGCAGCGCATCATGCTGGCCACACGGCACGCCCACGGGCTCTACGAGAAAGTCGGCTTCACACCCCTAGACAAGCCGGACCACTGGATGGTCCTCCAGCCACCAGCCCCGACGGCGTAG
- a CDS encoding BCCT family transporter has protein sequence MTEAASPDQPPAPDNLQEPPHLPEPPAPSAASELAELLVATAIGTAATAPPEPQAPSEDEEDDGPQAVDWGVAVPAGLITLAVVAWGLISPGSFAAVASSALAALLDDFGWAFILLGTVFVAFIIFVAFSKFGTIRLGGSEEAPEFRTSSWIAMMFAAGMGIGLMFYGATEPLTYYRDGVPGHGPREVDTAMAQSVFHWTLHPWAIYAIVGLAIAYSTFRVGRSQLLSQAFVPLIGERLAQGWLGKLIDVSSIVATVFGTACSLGVGAIQIQAGLQASGLVRNPSTGVVLGIVLVLTLCFLLSAVSGVGKGIQYLSNTNMLLAALLAIFVFVLGPTVSILNLIPSSIGTYLSQFFEMTGRTAESADATAGDWLGSRTIFYWAWWTSWSPFVGMFIARISRGRSIREFCVTVLFVPAGVSVVWFSIFGGTAITLERAGRSIWGDGSAETQLFNLLHTLPGGTIAGLIAMVLLATFFVTSADSAATVMGSMSQGGSSDASPWVSAAWGVATAAIGLTLLLSGADDALGNLQDVTIIAASPFLIVLVGLMVSLIKGLREDVIYLEYRENQRWQQRMARERRLHREARERRARREQLRHPSRVLRHGERRGEKRADRRGGAGPGARPGA, from the coding sequence ATGACCGAGGCCGCCAGTCCGGACCAACCTCCCGCCCCCGACAACCTCCAGGAGCCCCCGCACCTGCCGGAGCCGCCCGCTCCCAGCGCGGCCAGTGAGCTCGCCGAGCTCCTCGTCGCCACCGCCATCGGCACAGCGGCGACGGCACCGCCTGAGCCCCAGGCCCCCAGCGAGGACGAGGAGGACGACGGCCCTCAGGCTGTCGACTGGGGCGTGGCCGTGCCGGCAGGCCTCATCACCCTCGCCGTCGTCGCCTGGGGCCTCATCTCGCCCGGCTCCTTCGCCGCCGTGGCCTCGAGCGCCCTGGCGGCCTTGCTGGACGACTTCGGGTGGGCCTTTATCCTCCTCGGCACCGTCTTCGTCGCCTTCATCATCTTCGTCGCCTTCTCCAAGTTCGGCACCATTCGGCTCGGCGGCTCCGAGGAGGCCCCCGAGTTCCGCACCTCCTCGTGGATCGCCATGATGTTCGCCGCCGGCATGGGCATCGGCCTCATGTTCTACGGCGCCACCGAGCCGCTGACCTACTACCGCGACGGTGTTCCCGGGCACGGTCCCCGCGAGGTCGACACGGCCATGGCCCAGTCGGTGTTCCACTGGACCCTGCACCCGTGGGCGATCTACGCCATCGTCGGACTCGCGATCGCCTACTCGACCTTCCGCGTCGGCCGCAGCCAGCTCCTCTCTCAAGCCTTCGTCCCCCTCATCGGCGAGCGTCTCGCCCAGGGGTGGCTCGGCAAGCTCATCGACGTCTCCTCCATCGTCGCCACCGTCTTCGGCACCGCCTGCTCACTGGGCGTAGGCGCCATCCAGATCCAGGCGGGCCTTCAGGCCTCCGGTCTCGTCCGCAACCCCAGCACCGGGGTGGTCCTGGGCATCGTCCTCGTGCTCACCCTGTGCTTCCTGCTGTCCGCCGTCAGCGGTGTGGGCAAGGGCATCCAGTACCTGTCCAACACGAACATGCTCCTGGCCGCTCTCCTGGCGATCTTCGTGTTCGTCCTGGGGCCCACCGTCTCCATCCTCAACCTCATCCCGAGCTCGATCGGCACCTACCTGTCCCAGTTCTTTGAGATGACTGGGCGCACCGCCGAGTCCGCGGATGCCACGGCCGGTGACTGGCTGGGCAGCCGGACGATCTTCTACTGGGCCTGGTGGACCTCCTGGAGCCCCTTCGTCGGCATGTTCATCGCCCGCATCTCCCGGGGCCGCTCCATCCGCGAGTTCTGCGTGACGGTGCTGTTCGTGCCCGCGGGCGTCAGCGTCGTGTGGTTCTCGATCTTCGGCGGCACGGCCATCACCCTGGAGCGGGCGGGCCGGTCCATCTGGGGCGACGGCTCGGCCGAGACCCAGCTGTTCAACCTCCTGCACACCCTGCCCGGCGGCACCATTGCCGGCCTCATCGCCATGGTCCTGCTGGCAACCTTCTTCGTCACCTCGGCAGACTCCGCCGCCACCGTCATGGGCTCCATGAGCCAGGGTGGCAGCTCCGACGCCAGCCCGTGGGTGTCGGCGGCGTGGGGCGTCGCGACGGCCGCCATCGGTCTGACGCTCCTGCTGTCCGGGGCCGACGACGCCCTCGGTAACCTCCAGGACGTCACGATCATCGCGGCGAGCCCGTTCCTCATCGTCCTCGTCGGGCTCATGGTCTCCCTCATCAAGGGCCTGCGCGAGGACGTCATCTACCTCGAGTACCGGGAGAACCAGCGCTGGCAGCAGCGCATGGCCCGTGAGCGTCGCCTGCACCGTGAGGCGCGCGAGCGCCGGGCCCGCCGCGAGCAGCTGCGCCACCCCTCGCGCGTGCTCCGCCACGGTGAGCGGCGAGGCGAGAAGCGCGCGGACAGGCGCGGGGGCGCCGGGCCCGGGGCCCGTCCCGGGGCCTGA
- a CDS encoding Rrf2 family transcriptional regulator: MDTRFSVAIHVLTMISEERDRDLSSQDLAVSVGTNASHIRRVIGQVKAAGLIESSRGRSGYRLTRLPSDISLLDIYRAVQGGDRVLLFHAHPNPNEECPVGRHIESAVRPVFADVERQLEESLAAHSLEDVIDNLYSQARRSRPERINAR, from the coding sequence GTGGACACCAGGTTCTCCGTCGCCATCCATGTCCTGACGATGATCTCTGAGGAGCGGGACCGAGACCTGTCCTCCCAGGACCTGGCCGTCAGCGTTGGTACCAACGCCAGCCACATCCGCCGGGTCATCGGTCAGGTCAAGGCCGCAGGACTCATCGAATCGAGCCGGGGCAGGTCCGGCTACCGCCTGACCCGCCTGCCCTCGGACATCTCCCTGCTCGACATCTACCGGGCAGTCCAGGGGGGCGACAGAGTCCTGCTCTTCCACGCCCATCCGAACCCCAATGAGGAGTGCCCCGTCGGCCGGCACATCGAAAGCGCCGTCCGCCCCGTGTTCGCCGACGTCGAGCGCCAACTCGAGGAGTCCCTGGCCGCCCACAGCCTCGAGGACGTCATCGACAACCTCTATTCCCAAGCCCGCCGGTCTCGACCCGAAAGAATCAACGCACGATGA
- a CDS encoding NADP-dependent oxidoreductase, which yields MKAARLNAYDKKNLALKIEEIERPRIRPDQVLVKVAAAGVNPVDNMITRGEVTMIVSYGTPLTAGNELVGRVEEVGSEVRSFTVGDRVFGRLPLDAIGAFAEYAAVDADALATVPDYLSDEQAAAIPLTALTVMQALELMGAQAPGTIFISGGTGGVGAMAIPIAKAKGLTVITNGSASNEQRVRDLGADRFIDYKTEDYAQSLSGIDYVLDTLGGDETRRQMTILKPGGHIVSLKGVPNAAFARRIGAPGWKRLLFGLAGAGMDRAARRLGVTYHFIYVKSNGAQLQEAANLLAQQRIVPSIDAVFPFEDVNAALDKVANGRSRGKTVLSMRGGAR from the coding sequence ATGAAAGCCGCACGCCTCAACGCTTACGACAAGAAGAACCTCGCCCTGAAGATCGAAGAGATCGAGCGCCCCCGGATTCGGCCCGATCAGGTACTCGTCAAGGTGGCTGCCGCAGGGGTCAACCCCGTCGACAACATGATCACCCGGGGCGAAGTCACAATGATCGTCTCCTACGGCACGCCGTTGACCGCAGGAAATGAGCTGGTGGGGCGCGTCGAGGAGGTCGGATCCGAGGTCCGCTCCTTCACCGTCGGAGACCGGGTCTTCGGGCGCCTGCCCCTGGACGCCATCGGGGCCTTCGCCGAGTACGCCGCCGTCGACGCCGATGCTCTTGCCACGGTCCCCGACTACCTCAGCGATGAGCAGGCCGCCGCCATCCCATTGACGGCACTGACAGTCATGCAGGCCCTCGAGCTCATGGGAGCCCAGGCGCCCGGAACCATCTTCATCTCAGGTGGAACCGGGGGAGTGGGGGCCATGGCCATCCCGATCGCCAAGGCGAAAGGCCTGACCGTCATCACCAACGGCAGCGCGTCCAACGAGCAGCGTGTTCGTGACCTGGGCGCAGATCGATTCATCGACTACAAGACCGAGGACTACGCGCAGAGCCTCAGCGGCATCGACTACGTGCTCGACACCCTCGGTGGGGACGAGACCCGCAGACAGATGACGATCCTCAAGCCGGGCGGGCACATCGTCTCCCTCAAGGGCGTGCCCAATGCGGCCTTCGCCCGTCGAATAGGTGCGCCGGGGTGGAAACGGCTTCTGTTCGGACTCGCCGGCGCGGGCATGGACCGCGCCGCCCGCCGGCTCGGCGTCACGTACCACTTCATCTACGTCAAGTCGAACGGCGCCCAGCTCCAGGAGGCCGCCAACCTCCTCGCGCAGCAGCGCATCGTGCCCTCGATCGACGCCGTGTTCCCCTTCGAGGACGTCAACGCCGCCCTCGACAAAGTTGCTAATGGCCGCTCTCGCGGCAAGACCGTTCTGTCCATGAGGGGAGGGGCCCGATGA
- a CDS encoding alpha/beta fold hydrolase, with amino-acid sequence MTYLTAPTRHIQVAGKAVAYRDLGEVTDAPTLVMLVHLAATMDNWDPALVDLIAAQRRVVVVDLPGVGSSEGDVATTIPAMARQVTDFIDALGLTEIDLLGLSMGGMIAQEVVRGRPDLVAHLVLVGTGPRAGVGIDRVTSRTFFYMARAALRRTDPKRYIFYTHDERGKAEAAKALGRLASREPRYAGDPMSVRGFLRQLVAIRRWGRDAHDDLAWVAPATLIVNGDQDMMVPTSNSYDMHKRIVGSELIIYPDAGHGSIFQYASRFADDLAQFLAS; translated from the coding sequence ATGACCTACCTGACGGCTCCGACGAGGCATATTCAGGTTGCGGGCAAGGCTGTCGCTTACCGCGACCTCGGCGAGGTGACGGACGCGCCCACGCTTGTCATGCTTGTTCACCTCGCCGCCACCATGGACAACTGGGACCCCGCCCTCGTCGACCTGATTGCCGCTCAGCGGCGAGTCGTCGTCGTCGACCTGCCCGGCGTGGGCTCGAGTGAGGGCGACGTCGCCACGACGATCCCCGCCATGGCGCGCCAGGTGACAGACTTCATCGACGCACTGGGCCTCACTGAGATCGACCTGCTCGGTCTGTCCATGGGGGGAATGATTGCCCAGGAGGTGGTGCGCGGTCGCCCCGACCTCGTTGCCCACCTCGTTCTCGTGGGCACCGGGCCGCGAGCGGGCGTTGGTATCGACAGGGTCACGTCAAGAACCTTCTTCTACATGGCTCGCGCCGCGCTGCGCCGTACGGACCCCAAGCGCTACATCTTCTACACTCACGACGAACGGGGGAAGGCCGAGGCTGCAAAGGCCCTGGGGCGCCTTGCCTCCCGCGAACCGAGATACGCCGGAGACCCCATGAGCGTTCGGGGCTTCCTCCGACAGCTCGTCGCGATCCGCAGGTGGGGGCGCGATGCCCATGATGACCTTGCGTGGGTCGCTCCGGCCACCCTGATCGTCAACGGCGACCAGGACATGATGGTGCCAACCAGCAACTCCTACGACATGCACAAGCGGATCGTGGGCAGTGAGCTCATCATCTATCCGGATGCCGGGCACGGTTCGATCTTCCAATACGCCTCGCGTTTCGCAGACGATCTCGCGCAGTTCCTCGCATCCTGA
- a CDS encoding DUF4256 domain-containing protein codes for MLEVLRTRFVSHPHRHVGARWEQVAERLAERPEALRTLELLEASDGEPDVVGVDEQSGVVTFYDCSVESPAGRRSLCLDEEALRGRKRNPPRASAVGEATAAGVRLMGEEEYHHLQSLGEFDLRTSTWLATPPALRALGGALFGDRRYGRVFVYHNGADSYYASRGWRGVLEV; via the coding sequence ATGCTCGAGGTCCTGCGCACACGTTTCGTCTCCCACCCTCACCGCCACGTTGGCGCGCGGTGGGAGCAGGTGGCTGAACGCCTGGCGGAGCGTCCCGAGGCGCTGCGCACCTTAGAGCTCCTGGAGGCCTCCGACGGCGAGCCCGACGTCGTCGGCGTTGACGAGCAGTCCGGCGTCGTCACCTTCTACGACTGCTCGGTGGAGTCGCCTGCGGGCAGACGGAGCCTGTGTCTGGACGAGGAGGCCCTGCGCGGGAGGAAGCGAAACCCTCCTCGGGCTAGTGCTGTTGGCGAGGCCACGGCGGCCGGGGTACGACTCATGGGCGAGGAGGAGTACCACCACCTGCAGAGCCTGGGCGAGTTCGACCTGAGGACCTCGACGTGGCTGGCTACTCCCCCAGCGCTGCGGGCGCTGGGCGGAGCCCTGTTCGGCGACCGGCGCTACGGGCGGGTGTTCGTCTACCACAACGGCGCGGACTCGTACTACGCCTCCCGCGGGTGGCGGGGCGTGCTCGAGGTCTAA
- a CDS encoding MFS transporter — MYALLLAIIYLAFVSLGLPDSLVGSGWPVMHEDLSVPTSFAGIVTVIIALGTIVSSLSSDRLTRRFGVGLVTAVSVTMTALALLGFSFATQFWMLLLWAVPYGLGAGAVDAALNNYVALYYNARHMNWLHSFWGVGASISPFIMSLALATDGGWPLAYSGVGWAQVALAAFLFLSLPLWRRVCAAHAAADDAPEAQAVPLGGALRIPGVPTVLLSFFAYCATEATAMLWGATYFVDDRGFDPTLAARFGAFYILGLTAGRFLAGFVAERLGDRALIRLGFSLAIVGSLVLALPLGVVSFAGLILAGVGSAPIYPAIIHSTPENFGRENSQAIVGIQMAAAYTGTTLMPPLFGFLSSATGLWLFPVYLMALGALGLVMSERLSRQ; from the coding sequence GTGTACGCACTGTTGCTCGCGATCATCTACCTCGCCTTCGTCAGCCTCGGGCTGCCGGACTCGCTCGTCGGTTCCGGCTGGCCCGTCATGCACGAGGACCTGTCGGTACCGACCTCCTTCGCGGGCATCGTCACCGTCATCATCGCCCTGGGCACGATCGTCTCCTCCCTCAGCTCCGACAGGCTCACACGGCGCTTCGGCGTCGGCCTCGTCACGGCCGTGAGCGTCACCATGACGGCCCTGGCCCTTCTCGGCTTCTCCTTCGCCACCCAGTTCTGGATGCTGCTGCTGTGGGCCGTGCCCTACGGCCTGGGTGCGGGCGCCGTCGACGCCGCCCTCAACAACTACGTGGCCCTGTACTACAACGCCCGGCACATGAACTGGCTGCACTCCTTCTGGGGCGTGGGCGCCTCCATCAGCCCCTTCATCATGAGCCTGGCCCTGGCGACGGACGGCGGGTGGCCCCTCGCCTACTCGGGCGTGGGCTGGGCGCAGGTGGCGCTTGCGGCCTTCCTCTTCCTCTCGCTGCCGCTGTGGCGCCGGGTCTGCGCCGCCCACGCCGCGGCCGACGACGCACCGGAGGCCCAGGCGGTACCACTGGGCGGGGCCCTGCGCATCCCGGGCGTGCCCACGGTGCTGCTGTCCTTCTTCGCCTACTGCGCCACGGAGGCGACGGCGATGCTGTGGGGCGCCACGTACTTCGTCGACGACCGGGGCTTCGACCCGACGCTGGCGGCACGCTTTGGCGCCTTCTACATCCTGGGGCTGACGGCTGGGCGCTTCCTGGCGGGCTTCGTCGCGGAACGCCTGGGGGACCGGGCGCTCATCCGCCTCGGCTTCTCCCTGGCGATCGTCGGCTCGCTCGTGCTGGCACTGCCGCTGGGGGTCGTGTCTTTCGCGGGACTCATCCTCGCGGGCGTGGGCTCGGCCCCGATCTACCCGGCGATCATCCACTCGACGCCGGAGAACTTCGGGCGTGAGAACTCGCAGGCCATCGTCGGCATCCAGATGGCCGCCGCGTACACGGGCACGACCCTCATGCCGCCGCTCTTCGGCTTCTTGTCCTCGGCGACGGGCCTGTGGCTCTTCCCCGTCTACCTCATGGCCCTGGGAGCCCTGGGCCTGGTGATGTCCGAGCGGCTCAGCCGCCAATAG
- the arfB gene encoding alternative ribosome rescue aminoacyl-tRNA hydrolase ArfB has product MDDLRISPGPGCPRGLTVPAGDLVETFSHSGGPGGQGVNTSDSRVQLSLDVATTSALDEHQRARALAHLARHAPGYLTGTVLTVTASQQRSQRQNRKAARERLAGLLRAALAPVQVRRATRPTAGSHRRRLAAKKRRGEIKAGRRRPVPGD; this is encoded by the coding sequence ATGGACGATCTGCGCATCAGTCCCGGCCCGGGCTGCCCGAGGGGGCTGACGGTCCCGGCGGGAGACCTGGTGGAGACCTTCTCCCACTCGGGCGGGCCAGGCGGGCAGGGGGTCAACACCTCCGACTCGCGGGTCCAGTTGAGCCTGGACGTGGCGACGACGTCGGCCCTGGACGAGCACCAGCGCGCGCGGGCCCTGGCGCACCTGGCCCGGCACGCGCCGGGTTACCTCACGGGGACGGTTCTGACGGTCACGGCCTCACAGCAGCGCTCGCAGCGCCAGAACCGCAAAGCCGCCCGCGAGCGCCTGGCGGGGCTGCTGCGGGCGGCGCTCGCTCCCGTCCAGGTGCGACGGGCGACGAGACCGACGGCGGGGTCCCATCGCCGTCGGCTGGCGGCGAAGAAACGGCGCGGCGAGATCAAGGCGGGCAGGCGCAGGCCGGTTCCGGGTGACTGA
- a CDS encoding diaminopimelate dehydrogenase encodes MIRVVINGYGNLGRGVEQAVSKTEDMEVAVVLTRRDPAGVTTLGAPVAHLDDAADWADKADVCINCGGSATDLIEQTPAAAALFHTVDSFDTHARIPEHFAAVDAAAQAAGHLTLISAGWDPGLFSMLRVLGDAVLPDGETTTFWGPGVSQGHSDALRRIDGVLDAKQYTLPVASAVEQAKTGSAAGLTTREKHTRECYVVAAEGADRAAIEAEIKAMPYYFADYDTTVTFVTAEELAAGHSGIPHGGQVIRRGATSEGVHATIGFELALGSNPEFTGAVLVAVARAVVRMAERGEVGARTVFDVTLADLSPRSPEELRASFL; translated from the coding sequence ATGATCAGGGTTGTTATCAACGGCTACGGGAACCTCGGACGCGGCGTCGAGCAGGCCGTGAGCAAGACCGAGGACATGGAGGTCGCCGTCGTCCTCACTCGACGCGACCCGGCCGGCGTCACCACCCTCGGGGCGCCCGTCGCCCACCTCGACGACGCCGCCGACTGGGCCGACAAGGCGGACGTCTGCATCAACTGCGGCGGCTCCGCCACCGACCTCATCGAGCAGACCCCCGCCGCCGCCGCGCTGTTCCACACGGTCGACTCCTTCGACACGCACGCACGCATCCCTGAGCACTTCGCAGCCGTCGACGCCGCCGCTCAGGCCGCCGGCCACCTCACCCTCATCTCCGCCGGCTGGGACCCGGGCCTGTTCTCCATGCTGCGGGTGCTCGGCGACGCCGTCCTGCCCGACGGCGAGACCACCACCTTCTGGGGGCCCGGCGTCTCCCAGGGTCACTCCGACGCCCTGCGGCGCATCGACGGCGTGCTCGACGCCAAGCAGTACACGCTGCCGGTAGCGTCGGCGGTCGAGCAGGCGAAGACGGGTTCGGCTGCGGGGCTGACGACTCGTGAGAAGCACACGCGTGAGTGCTATGTCGTGGCTGCCGAGGGTGCGGACCGGGCGGCCATTGAGGCCGAGATCAAGGCGATGCCCTACTACTTCGCCGACTACGACACGACCGTCACCTTCGTCACTGCCGAGGAGCTGGCTGCCGGGCACTCCGGTATCCCGCACGGGGGTCAGGTCATCCGTCGTGGTGCCACCTCCGAGGGCGTGCACGCGACCATCGGCTTTGAGCTGGCGCTGGGCTCCAACCCGGAGTTCACTGGTGCGGTGCTGGTGGCGGTTGCCCGCGCGGTGGTGCGGATGGCTGAGCGCGGTGAGGTCGGAGCCCGCACGGTCTTCGATGTGACGCTTGCGGACCTGTCCCCTCGGAGCCCGGAGGAGCTGCGCGCCAGCTTCCTGTGA